The Saccopteryx leptura isolate mSacLep1 chromosome 5, mSacLep1_pri_phased_curated, whole genome shotgun sequence nucleotide sequence GTGTGATAATTATAGCTATCATATAAGTATCATGTGAGTTCAGTTACACAATCTGTTCCCAATTTGCCTTGTGGCTCTGGGCAAGCCTCTTCCACTCTCTGGGCCTTAATTTTCCCATCTGTACAAACACTGGCTAGTAATGGACAGTTCAAGAGGCTTTCCTGCCAACTCCATCCAGGAGGCTCCCAAGAGCTCAAGCTGTTCCTGGTATACTGTAATGATAGTTGCATATCAGCCCCTCTGATCCTCTTGCAGCTCTTTGGCCAGGCTGCCTCAGGACCCTTGCACTTGcagttttctgtgcctggaaGTCTTACCTCATCCCCTATACCAGGTACCTTCTTTTGCATTCACATTGTTCCCTGTATTTCTTATAAAACCGAATATAGTTTGCAACTTGATGTTGACTTTGTGGCTATTTGAATTATATCTGTCTCTTCCACAGGGCTATGACCTTGTAAGTCCAGATCCCCATCTGTTCTTTTCATTGTGATTCTAGCATTCCACATAGTACACGGCCTATGGCAGGCATTCACTTAAATACCTGTTAaattgaacaaatgaatgcttttatcattattatttgagGCCAAGAAGCTCTCTAAGAAGGTTGGAGAACCCAGTTCCAACCACCCCACGAAGGGAAAGGCCAGCAGCCTGTGCAACGCCCCTTGATGGCCTTCAGCTCCGAGGTGCTGACCCCTCCTTGGACCTGCTCCCTGCAGGGAGAGGCTCCTGTCTTGGGAGGTGCCCCTTACCGTGGGAGGAGGCTCTCCTTGTCCTCACTGCCCTCTTGAGCCTGTAAACTGGAGCGGAGGTGCCTTGTGAACTGCCTGAGGACATGAGCCACTTTGGTGCTGGGGGTCAGGGGCACCTCCAGGGTGTCTTTGATGAGCCAGGCCACCTGGATCTTTGCCACTTTGGGAgtctgcagagagagaaggaggcacaTGCATGGGCACACAGGTGCCTACCTGGAGTTCAAATGTATGCACATAAATATGCACGCACGTGCACTTACACAAATGCGCTAAAGATACATACACAACACAGCATACACAACACACCAGCCGCTTGTGCACAGATCATACCTGGTCCACATACAGAACGCACCCTCGgtgtgcacacacaaacacaggcaTAGAAACATGCGTGCACGTGCATTCACACTGGTACACACAACAGGAGTGCATGAAATGCACccacaaacacatgcacatagGTTTATATAAACACCCATCACCCGTGATCATCATGCACAACACAATACTGTTCAGGACTCATCCCAGGAGCCATCAATATTCTTGGAAGGCCTTTCCCTTCTCTTACCTCGTCCCGCTCCCGATCACCCCACATCCCACAAAGCAACCCCCACGTTCCCAACCCTCGGTCAGGCACACATAGGGCTGCCTAAAAAAACGGGCAGGCACCAGGTTCCTCCTTAGACTAGCCCTCTCCCTGACTTCTGAGACATCTGCTCCTCCCTCGCTGCGGTGGGGCTGGcgcgccccctggtggccgcAATCGGCAGCGCCGTTCCTGACCGCCTGGTAAAGGCGTACCTGGAGGATGTACTTAGGTCCCGCCGCCTCTTTCTCCATCAGTCTGAGGGTGTGGGGTGTGACGTGTGGGGTGTGGGTGGGCACTCACCGCCTCACGGCCACCCTCCGCCTTGTCTTTGTCTGCATGTATCCTTCGCAGCCAAGTCTTGAGGCCCCCGTCGCAGAGCTGGGGACGCCGGCTGCTGCTGTCGTTCAGTTTTCGCACCTGGGCGACCAAGAAAGAGGAGACCTGGCCGGAAAGAATCTGGTCTCAGCAGGGGCACGGGGCTGCCGGGGCGAGAGGCAGAGCCCGCCAGAGTCATTGTGGCGTCTTCCTTGTCCCAGCACCCCATACGGGACTTGCCAATACATAGAAGCCATCGAGAGAGCCCACCCTCGGGTTTAGTGGACAGGGGTCTCCCCAGACAGAGGCTGGAGGGTCCTACACCTGTTGTGGGATGGCTGCTCATGGCCACACTGAGGCAGGGAtgtcccccaaacacacacacctgGAGCGGGCTGATGCTTGGAGATCCCCCAGACAGCCCTGCATTGACAAATTCCCACAAAGACCCTCAGATCGACCCATTCATTCCCTTCTCTCAATCAGAAGCCAGCAGAGGGAGTCAGAGGAGTCATGTCTCCACGGACCCTGATAATAAggggcatggggggaggggcagggctttCCACCGGGGAGCTGACCCTTGAAATATACAGGTCTTGAAGAATAAGTAGAGGGTCAACACCAACCCACTccccaaagaaaaaattaagaaatggacAAAGGAGGCCCTGgacagctagctcagtggtagagcaatggcCCGGTGTggggaagtccccggttcgattcccgggcagggcacacaggagaagtgcccatctgcttctccacccttccccctctcctttctctctatctctctcttcccttcccacagccaaggctccattggagcaaagttggccccgggtgctgaggacgtctccatagcctccacctctggcaatggaatggctctggttgaaatggagcaatgccctagatgggcagagcatcgccccctagtgggcatgccaggtggatcccggtcaggcgaggagtctgtctctctgcctccctgcttctcacttcaaaaaaatacaaaaaaaaaaaaaaaaaaagaaagaaagaaagaaagaggcaaaggacctgagcagacacttctccgaaTAGGCCGCACCTGCAGGCGGCCCCCAGCACTCACCATCCAGAGCAGATCCTGGTAGTGCACCAGCATCTGCACCACCTCAGCTGCGCCCGCCGCCAGCTGCTTCTCCCTGCCCTGGGGCAGTTTGGGGGGCTGCCCCCGGTGCAGGAAGAGGTTAGGGGCCATTACCGTGGAGACGTTCCACAGTGTCATCTTGTTGCTCTGCTCCCGGGCCACCACCTTCCTGAGGAACTCCAAGAGTGCCTGAGGAAGGGCACAGGACCCCCTCAGATCTTCAAACCTCAGCGTGACCCTGGTGTCCCCCGCTGTCCCCCAGAATATCTGGCTTTGCGACTGGGGGGCTTGGAAGGAGCCAGGGGCTGGGATCGGGGTTTCAGTTCCAGCTTTGCCGCCAGCCCACCCCAGGACCTCTTTGTGTCTATTTCCTGCTCTGCAAAATATGACCCAAATTTGTCCCCGTCACTGCTCCCTCAGAGGGTAATGAGACAGCTGGGCCAGACTTCCAGGCAGAAAAGAGCCACCAGTCTGGGAAGCGGGTCTTTTCCAGGCGAGCCCAAGACAGCTCCTTTCTCTGGATCTGAGGAGTCTGACTTTGCCCACAATGCAAGGGAAGACTAGGGGGGCAGACACCGTGGGAAGGGAGGGGGCGGTGGTGACAGCTGCTGCTTACTAAGTGTCCTGTGTGTTCCTGGCCCCTCAGTTAGCATCTTGCCTGCATCTGTCATCTCATCTAATCCTCACAACTCTGTAAAGTGGGTTCCACCACTTGTACCCAttgtacagagaaggaaactgtggCAAGGAGAATGTGTCCAAAGCCACATAGCCAGTGAAGATgaacaggaggagggaggaataGAAGGATgaaaagatggatggatggatggatggataatgagAATGGATGAAAGGAAAGCAGGTGGAAGGAAtaaggggaggaagaaaggaaggaagaaaagaaggaaggaaggaaggaaggaaggaaggaaggaaggaaggaaggaaggaaggaagaaggaagggaaggaaggaaggaaggaaggaaggaaggaaggaaggaaggaaggaaggaaggaaggaaggaagaatggaaggaggaagggagggagagggcaggagggagggagagagggagggaggagggcaggcaggCGGCAGGCATGTACTGAACACTTGCTGAGTACCACAGCTTCTGCTCTGAGACTCCTCATGTATTAGCTCTTGTACTCCCCAGACACAACGGCACACAGATGCTATCATTATCCTCAGTTGCTGAAAAGGAACCAGGAATTCAAAGAGGCTGTCTCTTTAACAAAGCTGAAGCACAAGGAGGGAAGGTCACTGGAGCCCAGCTCTATCTGGTCATAAACACTCCTGGGAGCCTCCTGCATCCACACCAGAGAAGGATTCCAGTGGACCTGGGGCCCCTCACAGCCTCACACTGGCGGAAGTCGGGGATTTGTCCcaagtgaggagccactgcgccacttcacccgcaggtgttgtaaggtaccaaaaactacagaattaatattaatattttaagaggcttgaagaacattttatcaatttgggttaaggtatgcagagaaattgtgagaatagtctctgtactgtgtgattggcatgaccaggatggcccttggcattgtattataaatgcaaaggggaggaaaacatggattcccagacattccaccacacctgtggggaaaggggtgaatggctagccaggtgcagggagagaaaagccaaaataaaccttttcttataactatgagccatttgcgggcatttgtccccacggaaactacctctcctatgtaaatgcatatgcttaatacgtgtgactctggacagagagatggcggatgaacactagaaaatataggaatgccttttaatatgtaaagagacacctttctaccattgtgttgatttgtaaattttgttttctccaaaatgatgtatggcttgcaaattgaacatggtcctatcacgttaaaggacatatgactataaccaatagtggtaaagggctcctaattacaatttttgcttctgtacttcccacttacaaaactataaaaactaggtaaaacaaagggccggcgcgctctccctcagatttctgtcggagttgccgccgcttggccaagctagacaataaagctttggtgtgtaatcgacggaccttgttcgtgtcttcaatgtttcgggtccctccggattgggCTTAACACCAAGGACAGCCAGGAGGGTGCGGGAGCGAAGGCCAGGCTGTGCCCCGGCCGGGCCCCGCCCCCAGTCCTGAGCACCCAGTCACATAACACACAGTGAGAGTTCCCTGAGAGCATTTCCCACACCGGTGCCCCACAGACCCGGTGCCGGGCAGTGCTTTCCTAACAGGAGAGGCCCCTGAACAGCTACCCTCAGGAAACTGCTACACACCTCGTCCCACTCGGAGATCCACAGGCCTTAGCACAGCAAGGCTCTGAGAAGTCGTGTAGGGAAGAGTGATCCTCAGCACACTGCGCTAACCCAGTGTCCGCCCATCTTACCCGTGCACAGAGTGCTTCTCCCAGGCAGCGCGGACAATGGCGCCCAGCAGCGCACGCTGCAGGAAACGCTGTGCCTTCCAGGCCCAGTCTGCTTTCTCTAGGGAGAAAGTCTCCAGGAAGACCTGGCCAGCCCCGGGCAGAGCTGTcgactgaatgagtgagtgaacgAGTGGGCACCTCTGGGGCCATTACTGAGGCTGCGGGCCCAGATGACACAGTGGAGGTGGCTGGAGGTGACTCTCACCTTCAGGGTGTTCCTGTTGGGCTCCGGGAGGACCAGGACGAGCAGGTGGAGGGCCTGCAGGCGCTGCCTGGGGTCGGGGATGgctgaggggagaggggggaggggggagggggagggggagggggagggggaggggggaggagggggaggggagagggggagggggcaggggagaggggggagggggagggggagaggagagggggagggggcaggggagaggggggagggggagggggaggggagagggggagggggcaggggagagggggagggggagggggaggaggggagaggggggaggaggggagaggggggaggaggggggaggggggaggaggggggaggggaggggagagggggagggggaggggagagggggagggggaggggagagggggaggggggaagaggggagaggggggagggggagggggaggggggaggaggggagaggggagaggggagacggCTAGAGTGTGGTCGCAGGGCTCCCAGGGAGGCGCAGAGGCTGGCCCTCCCTCCGTCTGGGGCTGCCTCTTGGAGAGGGGAGACTACAGAGCCCGAAGGCCAGGGCCAGCCAGGCGACCCTCCTTTGTGAGGCCTGGCACTGTTTCCTGGGCTTGTGCCAGCTCAGACAGCATCCCGAGCAGGGCTGGTCCCCAGGCTCCATCTCTACAGCATGTGAATAAGCACATACatctacaacacacacacactatacatgcacacacactatacacacacacactatacatgtacacacactatacatacacacactatacacacacacactatatacacacacactatacatgcacacacacactgacacacatcatatacatgcacatatacacatgttCACACACGTGCCAACACCGATACACATCATACACATGTAcccatatgcacacacatgcaaacacaccaGATACACATCATAcacgtgcacatgtgtgtgtacacacacatacatcttcacataagcacacacatacattcacgcacatactcatacacacacatgcacttccTCCCCTGTCCGCTTGAAAGCACAGGGAACAGGTAGCCCCACCTTCCCCcccacttccccctcccctccggcCCAGGCCATCGAAAGCTCCCCTCCCAAAGGAGGAGGGCTGGGGACACTCACTGGGCACCACAGCGAAGGCCGGGAGGTACTCAGTAGTGAGCAGAGGTGCCGGCAGCTCCCGGATAAACCTTTTGAGCAAATCAGATGCATCATTGTGGTGGACCTCGTCCCAGCTGAACAGGCCAGTGTAGAAATCTCTCTCCAGCTTTTGTTCCAGCCCCTGAAGGAAGGAAGAGCACTAATGAGAAGTTGGCTCAAGGCTCCAGGAAAAGCCGTTCcaccccttctctgggcctcggtttcctcatctgcaaagtggggacAATAACAGCACTCACCTTGTAGGGTTTTTATAAGGATTCAATGGCCTAATGTGTGTAAGTCACTCAACAAATGTCGACAGTCTGGCTCCTATGCTATATTGGACAGCCTCTACTTCTTCAACCCCTCCCGAATCCACGACCCTAACAGAGACCAAGGACGGAACACTGACAGCCTGCGGCCCGGATTCTCCCTGATAACGCACACGTGAGGATGCTGGGAGGGGCCGCCCCGGTTGGATGGAAGAAGCCAAACCTTACCTTGACCCTGGCCTGGGACCCAGGCACCCTGAGAAGGCCTTCTGCATCCATCCCTCTCTTTTCCAAACAGGACAGCAGCtatgagaaaaaggaacccaacGTTGAAACCAGCAACCACTGGAAAGTGGGACACAAACCGGAATGTTTGTCTCCCATGAAAACAAGGACAGAGCTTAGAGAATACTAGCTTTCTTGGCCACTTCCATGAGCCAGGGATTATTCTGAGCGCTTTTCCTAAATATGCATTTTTCTCATTCAGTCTTTAATAAGAGGGTACTGTTATTATAACCCACTTCACAGGTGCTGAAAGGCAGGCTCATGGAGGCTAAACAACTCACCCCAAGCCTCTCAGCTAGCATGTGTCcaagccagaatttgaaccctgGTCTCCtgattctagattttttttttttttttttgtatttttctgaagctggaaacagggagagacagtcagactcctgcatgcgcccgaccgggatccacccggcacgcccaccaggggcgatgctctgcccctccggggcgtcgctctgccgtgaccagagccactctagcgcctggggcagaggccaaggagccatccccagcacccgggccatctttgctccagtggagccttggctgcgggaggggaagagagagacagagaggaaggagggggtgggggtggagaagcaaatgggcgcttctcctatgtgtcctggccgggaatcgaacctgggtcccccgcacgccaggccgacactctaccgctgaaccaaccggccagggcggtctcctgattctattttattgttttttattttatttttttaattcattttagaaaggagagagagagaagagagagagaaggggggaggagcaggaagcatcaactcccatatgtgccttgaccaggcaagcccagggttttgaaccggcgacctcagcatttccaggttgacactttatccactgcgccaccacaggtcaggccggtcaCCTGATTCTAAAGTCCACCCTCATATCCCCTAGGCTAGCCATCAGTGGTGCCCCGAGCCAGCCTCTACAGCCTCTCACTGGTGACAGGAGCCCGGTCTGGGGATGACTTACAGCTTGAAGCAGCAGCGGCACCTGGGTGCTGGGGCAGGCTCTGCGGTCGGCTTCGAGGAGCGCTTCGAGGGGCACGCCGAAAAGGCCTGTTTCTGCGGGAAGTCCAGAGAGCAGAGGGGCATTTCACTTCCTGGAATGACAACTGGGCGCCACCCTGCAAGATCTCCCTGGCGACGAGAATTGGACTCCTCTCCCTGCGTGAGGACCGGGCTCTCTGGAGACCGGCTCAGTGCAAACTGCTCTCAGGAAGAACACGTGGGCTCAGCAACAGCGAAACCGTTAGGGCAGAAACTCTCAGCCGGACACAGAGGCGTTGAGGGAGCACGGGCTGCTGCCCCAGGGGGCACCGGGTGCCCAAAGTAGCCTTGATCTGGGCTGGAGAGGTGTGCTTTGCAGGGATGGACCAAGTTCCAAAGGGATGCTCTTCCCAGGACTTCTCAAGCAGTCGTAGCGGGTGAACTCCTCCTTCCAAATCCACTCTGCAAGGCCCTTCCTTCTCCAGTCACCTGCCTAGCCTTTTCTCTGCTAAACCCCTACTCCTGGTCTACCTTATCCaccatcttcttgtctttaaaaaaaataaacaagcaaagaaaaattacaatGCCTAATGTTGGCAGTGATGCAGTGAGATGAATACTCTCCTACACTACCCACGGGTAATAAACACCAAGGACTCATcggtgtgttctttttttttttttttttgtatttttctgaagctggaaatggggaggcaatcagacagactcctgcatgcgcccgactgggatccacccggcacgcccaccagggggcgatgttctgcccatccggggcttcgctctgtcgcgaccagagccactctagcgcctggggcagaggccaaggagccatccccagcgcccgggccatcttttgctccaatggagccttggctgcgggaggggaagagagagacagagaggaaagggggggtggagaagcaaatgggcgcttctcctatgtgccctggccgggaatcgaacctgggacttccacacgccaggccgacactctaccaccgagccaaccggccagggcctcatcggTGTGTTCTAAAACAATTTAAGATGCATTCAAAGGTTGTATGTGTGTAAATAGTGATTGCGtttcataatagaaaaaaacatggaaataataaaTGCCCGCCAACagagaaatgattaaataaatcagGATGTCTCCATAAGGAGGGGAATAGTACCCtgattaaaaatcatgttttcaaaGAAGGTTTAAGAGTTGTAGGAAATGATAATGTTGTTCCAACTTCATTGCCCCTGCTTTAATCCACAGCCTCTGCTCTGTAAATTTGCAATTCTGCCCATTaaagaagcagaaaatgcaaCCTCACTCcttgccagccagccagccagtcgCAAGATTCCCGGTGCAACGCCCTTGCTGAGAGCCAGGACGTCAGCCATGGGGGTTGTGACGCGCTGGGCTGCTGACCTGTTGCCTTCTGCTTCCCTGCCTTGCTCCTCTTCAGGTCCAAGCCAAGGACGTCACAGAGCGCAGTCAGCTCGATGAGGGCCAAAGCAGGGATCTTCCTCATGTCCTGCGAGGACAGATCTCCAATCCTCGTCAAGCCCAGTCTGCCTTTGGGGACCCTGAACTTCTAGGGAGGGAAGTAGAGACAGAGTGTCAAGCGGCATGATGGGTAAGTGTGCTGAGGCTCCGCCCCCACCCACTTTTTTACCCATCCACCCTCTACCCTCAGGTGGGGGtaggtaggaggaggaggagcagagtggatgggggaggggggtggctgGATTCCATCCCAGCTTCGAGTTCAAACTCCACCTCTGACTGCATCTTATTCCCCATTTTTTATTCCCCATTTGTAATCATAAAATAGTGCTTACCTCATAGTTTTTGTGAGGGGGAAAACGGGCTAAGGGGTACAAAGGGTGCCAAGCACGTGGCAAGGCCCCGGGAAAAGGAAGCTGTTTTCATGGCCTGTCTCCCAATCTGAGAGGCTGGAAGAGAGGGCTCACTCCCTCTTATTGCTTCTGTTTGGGTCCTTTGTTGCTCTCCCTCACCCCGTCTGTCCATACCCTTGGCTGTGCCACCttcccctgacacacacacacacacacacacacacacacacacacacacacacacacactccaatgCTCCTCTTCCTTATGCTGAAGGATAgaatattaattgaaaaataaatgatgctCAACTCGCCATCTAGAGGCAAGTGTGGGATCTGCAGGCAGCCCCAGGCATTCCAAGGTGAGACACAGCAAGAGCGAGGAGCAGATGTGCTGAATTATTTGCCAGGAGGACTTGACCAGATGGTGTCCCATGGCCATTGAGGGCTCTAACATGGGAAAGGAAGCATGCCGTGGCAGGTAACAATGCTATGGCTATCGTACAGCCCAGTGCTTGCTGTATGGGCTATGGCTGGAGTCAAACGTTCTGGGTTCCAGTTTTGACTTTGCCTGTGAATTTTGGTAAATACTTTTACTTCTCTGCATATCAACTTTCTTACCTGTAGCATCGGGCTAATACAGTATCCACTTCGCAGAGTTTTAGGGGAAGATTAAATTTGATAAAGCATAtaaaacacagtgcctggcacacagtgagtcCTCAATTATTATAACCATtactatttttaagtatttacacAATTTCCACCAACATAACAATTAAATTAAACCATGTATGTATGGGGCTTGGTATAATGCCTGGCTTATGGTGACAGATCAATATATGGGTATCTTCAGCATTATTATTATCACTCATAATTTAA carries:
- the ARHGAP40 gene encoding rho GTPase-activating protein 40 isoform X5 gives rise to the protein MAEPALLPAAQMERLAPVSLATPCPRIPRAHIARRCARRRMDLGSSPGPSLGQTNQLPQKSPPRARPAPGAHSRLSPAEGLSMDGFWTEVERIQQRDELREDTGDGGEGRPPEEGETETQWLQDTGLLDLLGGLGLDSHHRGLLSTLTRTQVAAVRRRLDIYTRSARRRHKAPVRDVREIFGAFNSGEISSENGDSGIQWSQLSSRTPESPLAAEPEGPQAQTGREEAFHMDAAYSEQATLLLQRGRQPPGGACAWSEGSLPKFRVPKGRLGLTRIGDLSSQDMRKIPALALIELTALCDVLGLDLKRSKAGKQKATETGLFGVPLEALLEADRRACPSTQVPLLLQALLSCLEKRGMDAEGLLRVPGSQARVKGLEQKLERDFYTGLFSWDEVHHNDASDLLKRFIRELPAPLLTTEYLPAFAVVPTIPDPRQRLQALHLLVLVLPEPNRNTLKGQPPKLPQGREKQLAAGAAEVVQMLVHYQDLLWMVSSFLVAQVRKLNDSSSRRPQLCDGGLKTWLRRIHADKDKAEGGREATPKVAKIQVAWLIKDTLEVPLTPSTKVAHVLRQFTRHLRSSLQAQEGSEDKESLLPRSRLRKSADFFLYEVGGNISEHRLDPDAYLLDLYRANPHGEWVIKQSPT
- the ARHGAP40 gene encoding rho GTPase-activating protein 40 isoform X3, producing MAEPALLPAAQMERLAPVSLATPCPRIPRAHIARRCARRRMDLGSSPGPSLGQTNQLPQKSPPRARPAPGAHSRLSPAEGLSMDGFWTEVERIQQRDELREDTGDGGEGRPPEEGETETQWLQDTGLLDLLGGLGLDSHHRGLLSTLTRTQVAAVRRRLDIYTRSARRRHKAPVRDVREIFGAFNSGEISSENGDSGIQWSQLSSRTPESPLAAEPEGPQAQTGREEAFHMDAAYSEQATLLLQRGRQPPGGACAWSEGSLPFRVPKGRLGLTRIGDLSSQDMRKIPALALIELTALCDVLGLDLKRSKAGKQKATETGLFGVPLEALLEADRRACPSTQVPLLLQALLSCLEKRGMDAEGLLRVPGSQARVKGLEQKLERDFYTGLFSWDEVHHNDASDLLKRFIRELPAPLLTTEYLPAFAVVPTIPDPRQRLQALHLLVLVLPEPNRNTLKALLEFLRKVVAREQSNKMTLWNVSTVMAPNLFLHRGQPPKLPQGREKQLAAGAAEVVQMLVHYQDLLWMVSSFLVAQVRKLNDSSSRRPQLCDGGLKTWLRRIHADKDKAEGGREATPKVAKIQVAWLIKDTLEVPLTPSTKVAHVLRQFTRHLRSSLQAQEGSEDKESLLPRSRLRKSADFFLYEVGGNISEHRLDPDAYLLDLYRANPHGEWVIKQSPT
- the ARHGAP40 gene encoding rho GTPase-activating protein 40 isoform X1, with the translated sequence MAEPALLPAAQMERLAPVSLATPCPRIPRAHIARRCARRRMDLGSSPGPSLGQTNQLPQKSPPRARPAPGAHSRLSPAEGLSMDGFWTEVERIQQRDELREDTGDGGEGRPPEEGETETQWLQDTGLLDLLGGLGLDSHHRGLLSTLTRTQVAAVRRRLDIYTRSARRRHKAPVRDVREIFGAFNSGEISSENGDSGIQWSQLSSRTPESPLAAEPEGPQAQTGREEAFHMDAAYSEQATLLLQRGRQPPGGACAWSEGSLPKFRVPKGRLGLTRIGDLSSQDMRKIPALALIELTALCDVLGLDLKRSKAGKQKATETGLFGVPLEALLEADRRACPSTQVPLLLQALLSCLEKRGMDAEGLLRVPGSQARVKGLEQKLERDFYTGLFSWDEVHHNDASDLLKRFIRELPAPLLTTEYLPAFAVVPTIPDPRQRLQALHLLVLVLPEPNRNTLKALLEFLRKVVAREQSNKMTLWNVSTVMAPNLFLHRGQPPKLPQGREKQLAAGAAEVVQMLVHYQDLLWMVSSFLVAQVRKLNDSSSRRPQLCDGGLKTWLRRIHADKDKAEGGREATPKVAKIQVAWLIKDTLEVPLTPSTKVAHVLRQFTRHLRSSLQAQEGSEDKESLLPRSRLRKSADFFLYEVGGNISEHRLDPDAYLLDLYRANPHGEWVIKQSPT
- the ARHGAP40 gene encoding rho GTPase-activating protein 40 isoform X2; protein product: MAEPALLPAAQMERLAPVSLATPCPRIPRAHIARRCARRRMDLGSSPGPSLGQTNQLPQKSPPRARPAPGAHSRLSPAEGLSMDGFWTEVERIQQRDELREDTGDGGEGRPPEEGETETQWLQDTGLLDLLGGLGLDSHHRGLLSTLTRTQVAAVRRRLDIYTRSARRRHKAPVRDVREIFGAFNSGEISSENGDSGIQWSQLSSRTPESPLAEPEGPQAQTGREEAFHMDAAYSEQATLLLQRGRQPPGGACAWSEGSLPKFRVPKGRLGLTRIGDLSSQDMRKIPALALIELTALCDVLGLDLKRSKAGKQKATETGLFGVPLEALLEADRRACPSTQVPLLLQALLSCLEKRGMDAEGLLRVPGSQARVKGLEQKLERDFYTGLFSWDEVHHNDASDLLKRFIRELPAPLLTTEYLPAFAVVPTIPDPRQRLQALHLLVLVLPEPNRNTLKALLEFLRKVVAREQSNKMTLWNVSTVMAPNLFLHRGQPPKLPQGREKQLAAGAAEVVQMLVHYQDLLWMVSSFLVAQVRKLNDSSSRRPQLCDGGLKTWLRRIHADKDKAEGGREATPKVAKIQVAWLIKDTLEVPLTPSTKVAHVLRQFTRHLRSSLQAQEGSEDKESLLPRSRLRKSADFFLYEVGGNISEHRLDPDAYLLDLYRANPHGEWVIKQSPT
- the ARHGAP40 gene encoding rho GTPase-activating protein 40 isoform X4, which gives rise to MAEPALLPAAQMERLAPVSLATPCPRIPRAHIARRCARRRMDLGSSPGPSLGQTNQLPQKSPPRARPAPGAHSRLSPAEGLSMDGFWTEVERIQQRDELREDTGDGGEGRPPEEGETETQWLQDTGLLDLLGGLGLDSHHRGLLSTLTRTQVAAVRRRLDIYTRSARRRHKAPVRDVREIFGAFNSGEISSENGDSGIQWSQLSSRTPESPLAAEPEGPQAQTGREEAFHMDAAYSEQATLLLQRGRQPPGGACAWSEGSLPKFRVPKGRLGLTRIGDLSSQDMRKIPALALIELTALCDVLGLDLKRSKAGKQKATETGLFGVPLEALLEADRRACPSTQVPLLLQALLSCLEKRGMDAEGLLRVPGSQARVKGLEQKLERDFYTGLFSWDEVHHNDASDLLKRFIRELPAPLLTTEYLPAFAVVPTIPDPRQRLQALHLLVLVLPEPNRNTLKALLEFLRKVVAREQSNKMTLWNVSTVMAPNLFLHRGQPPKLPQGREKQLAAGAAEVVQMLVHYQDLLWMVSSFLVAQVRKLNDSSSRRPQLCDGGLKTWLRRIHADKDKAEGGREATPKVAKIQVAWLIKDTLEVPLTPSTKVAHVLRQFTRHLRSSLQAQEGSEDKESLLPRRLRKSADFFLYEVGGNISEHRLDPDAYLLDLYRANPHGEWVIKQSPT
- the ARHGAP40 gene encoding rho GTPase-activating protein 40 isoform X6 yields the protein MAEPALLPAAQMERLAPVSLATPCPRIPRAHIARRCARRRMDLGSSPGPSLGQTNQLPQKSPPRARPAPGAHSRLSPAEGLSMDGFWTEVERIQQRDELREDTGDGGEGRPPEEGETETQWLQDTGLLDLLGGLGLDSHHRGLLSTLTRTQVAAVRRRLDIYTRSARRRHKAPVRDVREIFGAFNSGEISSENGDSGIQWSQLSSRTPESPLAAEPEGPQAQTGREEAFHMDAAYSEQATLLLQRGRQPPGGACAWSEGSLPKFRVPKGRLGLTRIGDLSSQDMRKIPALALIELTALCDVLGLDLKRSKAGKQKATETGLFGVPLEALLEADRRACPSTQVPLLLQALLSCLEKRGMDAEGLLRVPGSQARVKGLEQKLERDFYTGLFSWDEVHHNDASDLLKRFIRELPAPLLTTEYLPAFAVVPTIPDPRQRLQALHLLVLVLPEPNRNTLKVRPPKLPQGREKQLAAGAAEVVQMLVHYQDLLWMVSSFLVAQVRKLNDSSSRRPQLCDGGLKTWLRRIHADKDKAEGGREATPKVAKIQVAWLIKDTLEVPLTPSTKVAHVLRQFTRHLRSSLQAQEGSEDKESLLPRSRLRKSADFFLYEVGGNISEHRLDPDAYLLDLYRANPHGEWVIKQSPT